A single Terriglobales bacterium DNA region contains:
- a CDS encoding glycosyltransferase — protein sequence MKILITNAHLANPAGTEVVVRDLAGEFLRRGHTPLVYSPKLGAVAEEIRRRGIEITDRLESLSAVPDVIHGHHHPQVVEALLHFPATPALFVCHGWLAAVEEPFAFPRILRYVAVDERCRARSARALGAPEERILMIGNAVDLARFPARGPLPPRPQRALVFGSQASPPIHLAAVRRACRHFGLRPDLLGYVYHARPDPESVLPAYDLVFAKGRCALEAMAVGAAVVLCDFAGAGPMVTSANFDRLRAMNFGEAALTNPLRARALRPELARYDPADAAAVSRRARHEASLEAAGETWLALYVQIIEESSRRQPDPQAELRALAAYLQQWSYGRRVEWERQQLQRLGLAGRGLARLLRRFAHQWSGGY from the coding sequence GTGAAGATCCTCATCACCAACGCGCACCTGGCAAACCCCGCCGGCACCGAGGTGGTGGTGCGCGACCTGGCGGGGGAGTTCCTGCGCCGCGGCCACACCCCCCTGGTCTATTCGCCCAAGCTGGGCGCGGTGGCGGAGGAGATCCGCCGCCGCGGGATCGAGATCACCGACCGGCTGGAGAGCCTGAGCGCCGTTCCCGACGTCATCCACGGCCACCACCACCCCCAGGTGGTGGAGGCGCTGCTGCACTTTCCCGCCACGCCCGCGCTGTTCGTCTGCCATGGCTGGCTGGCGGCGGTGGAGGAGCCCTTCGCCTTTCCCCGCATCCTGCGCTACGTGGCGGTGGACGAGCGCTGCCGCGCGCGCAGCGCGCGCGCGCTGGGGGCTCCTGAGGAGCGCATCCTGATGATCGGGAACGCGGTGGACCTGGCGCGCTTCCCGGCGCGCGGCCCGCTGCCGCCGCGGCCGCAGCGGGCGCTGGTCTTCGGCAGCCAGGCCAGCCCGCCCATCCACCTGGCGGCGGTGCGCCGCGCCTGCCGGCACTTCGGCCTGCGTCCCGACCTGCTGGGCTACGTCTACCACGCGCGACCCGACCCGGAGTCGGTGCTGCCCGCCTACGACCTGGTCTTCGCCAAGGGACGCTGCGCGCTGGAGGCCATGGCGGTGGGCGCGGCGGTGGTGCTCTGCGACTTTGCCGGCGCTGGACCCATGGTCACGTCCGCCAACTTCGATCGGCTGCGCGCTATGAACTTCGGCGAGGCCGCGCTCACCAACCCGCTGCGGGCCCGGGCCCTGCGCCCCGAGCTGGCGCGCTACGATCCCGCGGACGCGGCCGCGGTCAGCCGCCGCGCCCGCCACGAGGCCTCGCTGGAGGCCGCCGGCGAGACCTGGCTCGCCCTCTACGTCCAGATCATCGAGGAATCCTCGCGCCGGCAGCCCGATCCCCAGGCCGAATTGCGCGCCCTCGCCGCCTACCTGCAGCAGTGGAGTTACGGCAGACGGGTGGAGTGGGAGCGGCAGCAGTTGCAGCGGCTGGGGCTGGCGGGACGCGGCCTGGCGCGCCTGCTCCGCCGTTTCGCCCACCAGTGGAGCGGCGGCTACTGA